A single window of Deinococcus misasensis DSM 22328 DNA harbors:
- a CDS encoding GNAT family N-acetyltransferase, whose product MKTIQNMDLGNGYRIQEISHQVYLDVCARIEDRIFGEYFAFRWDTARTPEQQARVQQLGQMPVGIQVCLGLFFEDELVGWHFAQQLDRQTIVMKDTGWLPEHQNKGLYKKLLPELLKLFEALGFELVISHHRMTNNQVIIPKLKAGFFINGMRVDHYGSNVELIYAFNPDYREALHARSGYRTPQGRTAELLGL is encoded by the coding sequence ATGAAAACCATTCAAAACATGGATCTGGGCAATGGATACCGCATTCAGGAAATTTCCCATCAGGTGTATCTGGATGTCTGCGCCAGAATTGAAGACCGGATTTTTGGCGAGTATTTTGCTTTTCGCTGGGACACAGCCAGAACGCCAGAGCAGCAAGCAAGGGTGCAGCAACTGGGCCAGATGCCTGTGGGCATTCAGGTGTGTCTGGGCTTGTTCTTTGAAGATGAGCTGGTGGGCTGGCACTTTGCCCAGCAACTGGACAGGCAGACCATCGTGATGAAAGACACCGGTTGGCTTCCCGAGCACCAGAACAAGGGCCTGTACAAAAAACTCCTTCCAGAGCTTCTGAAACTGTTTGAAGCTCTGGGATTTGAGTTGGTGATCAGTCACCACCGCATGACCAACAATCAGGTGATCATTCCCAAACTCAAAGCGGGTTTTTTCATCAATGGCATGCGGGTGGACCATTACGGCAGCAACGTGGAACTGATTTATGCTTTCAACCCCGATTACCGCGAAGCCCTGCATGCCAGAAGTGGGTACCGCACCCCTCAGGGTCGGACGGCGGAACTGCTCGGGCTGTAA
- a CDS encoding STM4015 family protein, producing the protein MTINQHLTTFGGFQVRSWEPGKPLNHLDTAIYRISVEYDDETSWPEKFQAYLNTEGAAQSRGLVVGMWGTDSEESADDAMSALLSAKDQLPLLEAIFFGDIISEENEISWIYNTDHGPLFQAYPDLKHYGARGGNGLRFSGLSAPKLQTLLVQTGALDVETLRDILGANLPELNHLELYFGSENYGANIEIADLTPLFEGSLFPKLTYLGLKNAENQDEIAQVVVNSPILARLEVLDLSLGILSDEGGQALLASADRLAHLKKLDLHHHFMTDSMQEQLQNLAPEVDLSDAEDPEDDWRFVSISE; encoded by the coding sequence ATGACCATCAACCAGCATCTGACCACCTTTGGAGGCTTTCAGGTTCGCAGTTGGGAACCCGGAAAACCCCTCAACCATCTGGACACGGCCATTTACAGAATTTCTGTGGAGTACGACGATGAAACCTCCTGGCCCGAGAAGTTTCAGGCTTACCTGAACACCGAAGGTGCTGCCCAGTCCAGAGGTCTGGTGGTGGGCATGTGGGGCACCGACAGCGAAGAAAGCGCCGACGATGCCATGAGCGCTCTGCTGTCTGCCAAAGATCAGTTGCCTTTGCTGGAAGCCATCTTCTTTGGCGACATCATCTCCGAAGAGAATGAAATCTCATGGATTTACAACACCGATCATGGCCCTCTGTTTCAGGCTTATCCTGATCTCAAGCACTACGGAGCACGCGGAGGGAACGGCCTGAGGTTCTCTGGACTTTCTGCCCCCAAACTCCAGACCTTGCTGGTGCAAACTGGGGCTCTGGATGTGGAAACCCTGCGTGACATTCTGGGTGCAAATCTCCCAGAGCTCAATCACCTTGAACTGTATTTTGGCTCGGAAAACTATGGGGCCAACATCGAAATTGCCGACCTTACCCCACTCTTTGAAGGGTCGCTCTTTCCCAAACTGACTTACCTTGGTCTGAAAAACGCCGAAAATCAGGACGAAATCGCGCAGGTGGTGGTCAATTCACCGATTCTGGCCCGTCTGGAAGTGCTGGACCTGTCTCTGGGCATCCTCTCCGATGAAGGCGGGCAGGCTTTGCTGGCCAGTGCGGACCGTCTGGCCCACTTGAAAAAGCTGGACCTGCACCACCACTTCATGACCGACAGCATGCAAGAACAACTGCAAAATCTGGCCCCAGAGGTGGACCTCAGCGACGCCGAGGACCCCGAAGACGACTGGCGTTTTGTGAGCATCAGCGAATAA
- a CDS encoding STM4013/SEN3800 family hydrolase: protein MLNFKALIGTHDVYLITLDSLRFDVAQETPLFGLRKHFAAWEKRHSPASFTYAAHHAFFAGFLPTPATPGRHPRPFAAQFQGSETTHPHTFVFEEATLPAALAARGYCTVCIGGVGFFNQQTALGKVFPDMFQHSFWTRDMGVTSRHSPRAQVKKALEVLDGFPATQRMFLFMNFSATHKPTHIFHPDHRTDSIETQKSALEAIEPHLMQLFEHQEKRGPALVIITSDHGEAFGEDGFHGHRLGHETVWTVPYAEFLLGEPL, encoded by the coding sequence ATGCTGAACTTCAAAGCCCTGATCGGCACCCATGACGTGTACCTGATCACCCTCGACAGTTTGCGGTTCGATGTGGCGCAGGAAACCCCGCTGTTTGGCCTTCGCAAGCATTTTGCTGCATGGGAAAAACGGCACAGTCCGGCCAGTTTCACTTATGCTGCCCACCACGCCTTTTTCGCAGGCTTCCTGCCCACCCCTGCCACACCCGGACGCCACCCGAGGCCTTTTGCTGCACAGTTTCAGGGCTCTGAGACCACCCATCCGCACACGTTTGTCTTTGAAGAAGCAACCCTGCCCGCAGCTCTGGCGGCCAGAGGCTACTGCACGGTGTGCATCGGAGGGGTGGGCTTCTTCAACCAGCAAACCGCTCTGGGAAAGGTGTTTCCTGACATGTTCCAGCACAGTTTCTGGACCAGAGACATGGGGGTGACGAGTCGGCATTCCCCAAGGGCACAGGTCAAAAAGGCCCTTGAGGTGCTGGATGGGTTTCCTGCCACACAACGGATGTTTCTGTTCATGAACTTTTCGGCCACCCACAAACCCACCCACATCTTTCACCCCGACCACCGGACAGATTCCATCGAGACCCAGAAAAGTGCCTTGGAAGCCATCGAGCCCCATCTGATGCAGCTTTTCGAACATCAGGAAAAACGGGGTCCGGCTCTGGTGATCATCACTTCCGACCACGGTGAAGCGTTTGGAGAAGACGGATTTCATGGACACCGCCTCGGGCATGAAACGGTCTGGACCGTGCCTTATGCCGAATTCCTGCTTGGAGAGCCCTTGTGA
- a CDS encoding STM4011 family radical SAM protein: MKLSVLYRGALETCNYDCSYCPFAKRTETPEKRLQDTESLQKFLNWVKQETAVQFSIFFTPWGEALPIARYQRAITELSHLPHVEKVAMQTNLSARLDFLQDADRSRVALWCTYHPSQVSRARFVQQCQTLLEQEVRFSVGVVGKPSHFEEIQRLRQDLPEQVYLWVNAYQRGAQIYPYSPEQREFLKALDPFFEHNTVRYASRGKACFAGETVITIDEHGDIRRCHFVDQVLGNIHDPDWKSALQPRLCSRGFCDCHIGYVHLKELELYSVYQDGVLERIPVL; this comes from the coding sequence ATGAAATTGTCGGTGCTGTACAGAGGGGCTCTGGAAACCTGCAACTACGATTGCAGTTACTGCCCTTTTGCCAAACGAACCGAAACCCCAGAGAAACGCTTGCAGGACACAGAAAGTTTGCAGAAATTCTTAAACTGGGTCAAGCAAGAAACGGCTGTGCAATTCAGCATTTTTTTCACCCCTTGGGGAGAAGCCCTGCCCATTGCGCGTTACCAGAGGGCCATCACCGAACTGTCCCACTTGCCCCATGTGGAAAAAGTGGCGATGCAAACCAACCTGAGCGCCAGACTGGATTTCTTGCAAGATGCAGACCGCTCCAGAGTGGCCCTCTGGTGCACTTACCATCCTTCGCAGGTGTCCAGAGCAAGGTTTGTGCAGCAGTGCCAGACGCTGTTGGAGCAAGAGGTGCGTTTCAGCGTGGGGGTGGTTGGAAAACCTTCCCACTTTGAAGAAATCCAGAGGCTCAGACAGGATTTGCCAGAGCAGGTGTACCTCTGGGTGAATGCTTACCAGAGGGGAGCACAAATTTACCCTTATTCGCCAGAGCAAAGGGAATTCCTGAAAGCATTGGACCCTTTTTTTGAGCACAACACAGTGCGGTATGCGAGCCGGGGCAAAGCCTGTTTCGCTGGAGAAACAGTCATCACCATTGATGAGCACGGAGACATCCGCAGGTGCCATTTTGTGGATCAGGTGCTCGGGAACATCCATGATCCTGATTGGAAATCTGCTTTGCAGCCCAGACTTTGCAGCAGGGGTTTTTGCGATTGCCACATTGGCTACGTGCACCTCAAGGAACTGGAACTGTATTCGGTGTATCAGGATGGCGTGCTGGAAAGAATTCCTGTTTTGTGA
- a CDS encoding alpha/beta hydrolase family protein — protein MTRAILMTLALTSTAFAATENLTLAAPTATLKGTLLLPEGQGPFPVALIIAGSGPTDRDGNNPLAGKNNSLKMLAEGLAEKGIASLRYDKRGIGESAIPNLKEEDQSFDDFVQDASNWLDLLKKDQRFNRHFILGHSEGALIGLAVAKQNPVDRYVSIAGTGINAADLLLQQLKPQLPEPLFQKSADLIDLLKAGKTGPVPDPALAALFRPSVQPYLISWFKYDPAQLLAGLRTPTLIVQGDRDLQVGVQNAEILQKAKPDAQVLMVPTMNHVLKSAPQDPQGNLATYSNPDLPLADGLLQGIVEFLK, from the coding sequence ATGACCCGAGCCATCCTGATGACCCTTGCCCTGACCAGCACTGCTTTCGCCGCCACCGAAAACCTGACCCTTGCTGCACCCACGGCAACCCTCAAAGGCACCTTGCTTCTGCCAGAAGGCCAAGGCCCTTTCCCTGTGGCCCTGATCATTGCAGGCTCTGGACCCACCGACCGGGATGGGAACAACCCTCTGGCTGGAAAAAACAACAGTCTGAAAATGCTTGCGGAAGGACTTGCAGAAAAAGGCATTGCCTCTTTGCGCTACGACAAACGGGGCATCGGAGAGAGTGCCATTCCCAACCTCAAAGAAGAAGACCAGAGCTTCGATGACTTTGTGCAGGATGCCAGCAACTGGCTGGACCTCCTCAAAAAAGACCAGAGGTTCAACCGGCATTTCATCCTCGGGCACAGCGAAGGGGCTTTAATCGGTCTGGCTGTGGCCAAACAGAACCCGGTGGACCGTTATGTTTCGATTGCTGGAACAGGCATCAACGCTGCAGACCTCCTCCTGCAACAGCTCAAACCCCAACTGCCCGAGCCTCTGTTTCAGAAGAGTGCAGACCTGATTGACCTTCTGAAAGCAGGGAAGACCGGACCGGTGCCTGATCCTGCTCTGGCCGCCCTGTTCCGCCCCTCGGTTCAGCCGTACCTGATTTCATGGTTCAAGTACGATCCTGCACAACTTCTTGCAGGGCTGAGAACCCCCACCCTGATTGTGCAGGGGGACCGTGACCTGCAAGTGGGGGTTCAGAATGCCGAAATCCTTCAAAAGGCCAAACCCGATGCACAGGTCCTGATGGTGCCCACCATGAACCACGTTCTGAAATCTGCCCCTCAGGATCCACAGGGCAACCTTGCCACTTACAGCAATCCAGACCTTCCTCTGGCCGATGGTTTGCTGCAGGGTATCGTAGAATTCTTGAAGTGA
- a CDS encoding DUF721 domain-containing protein yields the protein MKEFNDLLFRMMRRQGIQGGVERARAVAVWPQVVGPQLSKMTRARAVQDKVLVVEVQDSVVAHHLSLQRNKFVQKMAEVVGPGKIEDIKFVVGTVHNQTDAPKPPPPPKLTSRDLETVEHLIEEVPEHFRETARKAAEAVLQSKKIRSQKGFKPCPACRSLTDRNGLCLPCRDLSLSTQVQAVAKKLQANPDLQFELSRFPFLTEDGMKVAAHLAFEEVKKQLSDVLLEFIQSKGESTLQKMLQERAYAMLALEYAQPVESINRKWWKKLPDAVQHALKVETHF from the coding sequence TTGAAAGAATTCAATGATCTGCTCTTCAGAATGATGCGCAGACAGGGAATTCAGGGTGGCGTGGAGCGTGCCCGTGCAGTGGCGGTCTGGCCTCAGGTGGTGGGTCCACAGCTCAGCAAGATGACCCGTGCCAGAGCAGTGCAGGACAAAGTTCTGGTTGTGGAGGTGCAGGATTCGGTGGTGGCCCATCACCTTTCCTTGCAGCGCAACAAATTCGTGCAAAAAATGGCCGAAGTGGTGGGACCGGGCAAAATCGAGGACATCAAATTTGTGGTGGGAACGGTGCACAACCAGACGGATGCTCCCAAACCACCTCCTCCACCCAAATTGACCTCCAGAGATCTGGAAACCGTGGAGCACCTGATCGAGGAGGTCCCTGAGCACTTCAGGGAAACGGCCCGCAAAGCTGCTGAGGCGGTGCTGCAATCCAAAAAAATCCGTTCCCAAAAAGGGTTCAAGCCCTGCCCTGCCTGCCGGAGCCTCACGGACCGGAATGGCTTGTGCTTGCCTTGCCGTGACCTGTCTCTGAGCACGCAGGTGCAGGCTGTGGCCAAGAAATTGCAAGCCAATCCAGACCTGCAATTTGAGCTTTCCCGCTTTCCTTTCCTCACCGAGGATGGCATGAAAGTGGCCGCTCATCTGGCTTTCGAGGAGGTCAAAAAACAGCTCAGCGATGTGCTGCTGGAGTTCATCCAGTCTAAAGGTGAATCCACCCTGCAAAAAATGCTTCAGGAACGGGCTTATGCCATGCTGGCTCTTGAATACGCTCAGCCTGTGGAAAGCATCAACCGCAAATGGTGGAAGAAGCTTCCTGATGCCGTGCAGCATGCTTTGAAGGTGGAAACGCATTTTTAG
- a CDS encoding DUF6745 domain-containing protein, giving the protein MRVSAQEAQSLILSGKAPEGMVVHGTLDFKGNKHLKTLPIDLTCDTLLVQECQNLHSLPEGLKVKTLLASHTHLTHLPASLQVQIKLDLEGCTNLHSLPEGLKVGSLVLRDCVRLQSLPEKLEVFFLDVSGCSLLESLPESARVLGGHVVLTGCRRLTHLPAWLTRVARLDLRGCESLNALPETLKISGWLDLADSGITSLPHHSQVPLRWKGVAIEARVAFDPESITGQEVLETPNAELRRVKLERMGYEKFLSEVHAQILDEDRDTGGPRKLLKVPMQDDEDLVALWVICPSTDRNYVIRVPPTMQTAHQAAAWLAGFDDPTLYQPVMET; this is encoded by the coding sequence ATGCGGGTTTCGGCTCAAGAAGCACAATCCCTGATTCTGTCTGGCAAAGCCCCAGAGGGCATGGTCGTGCATGGAACACTGGATTTCAAGGGCAACAAACACCTGAAAACCCTTCCCATTGACCTGACTTGCGATACCCTGCTGGTGCAGGAATGCCAGAACCTCCACAGCCTGCCAGAGGGCCTGAAGGTCAAAACCTTGCTGGCAAGCCACACCCACCTGACCCACCTCCCTGCAAGCCTGCAGGTGCAAATCAAACTGGATCTGGAAGGATGCACCAACCTGCACAGCCTGCCAGAGGGTTTGAAAGTGGGGTCTCTGGTCCTCAGGGACTGTGTGCGCCTGCAAAGCCTTCCAGAAAAGCTGGAGGTGTTCTTTCTGGATGTCAGCGGATGCAGCCTGCTGGAAAGCCTCCCTGAATCTGCAAGGGTGCTCGGGGGGCATGTGGTGCTCACAGGGTGCAGACGCCTCACCCACCTGCCTGCATGGCTGACCAGGGTGGCACGGCTTGACCTGAGGGGCTGTGAAAGCCTGAATGCCTTGCCTGAAACCCTGAAGATCAGTGGATGGCTGGACCTTGCAGACAGCGGAATCACTTCCCTGCCCCACCACAGTCAGGTGCCTTTGCGCTGGAAAGGGGTCGCCATTGAGGCCAGAGTGGCTTTCGATCCAGAAAGCATCACCGGGCAAGAGGTGCTGGAGACCCCCAACGCCGAACTGAGGCGCGTCAAACTGGAACGCATGGGCTACGAGAAGTTCCTTTCAGAAGTGCATGCCCAGATTCTGGATGAAGACCGGGACACCGGCGGTCCCCGAAAACTGCTGAAAGTCCCCATGCAAGACGACGAGGATCTGGTGGCCCTCTGGGTGATCTGCCCTTCCACAGATCGCAATTACGTGATCCGGGTGCCTCCCACCATGCAGACCGCCCATCAGGCTGCGGCTTGGCTGGCCGGATTTGATGATCCCACCCTGTATCAACCGGTCATGGAAACCTGA
- a CDS encoding DUF4344 domain-containing metallopeptidase, which produces MLQRWKGLLVLLAFSLGSASAQLVLTFDKGATKDHQSVAQVLSKSQYLKDTAKFFNDRIKFPRKLPIRFLTCKEDNAFYDPDLREIQMCYELIEGYSKLEDTSDREDKYLNATVFTLLHELGHGLIDQLRLPATGREEDAVDQFATLALLALEDEQAIFSGIGQFLSDAEQEAEDELDYSGAHSFSMQRMYAMTCLVYGSNTRRFKTLPKEYDLPRERSEECKEEHDDAQYAWNTILKPHLKNPSKKIF; this is translated from the coding sequence ATGTTGCAAAGGTGGAAAGGTTTGCTGGTTTTGTTGGCGTTTTCTCTGGGCTCAGCCTCAGCCCAACTGGTTCTGACGTTTGACAAAGGGGCCACCAAAGACCACCAGAGCGTTGCACAGGTGCTCAGCAAAAGCCAGTACCTGAAAGACACCGCAAAGTTTTTCAACGATCGAATCAAATTTCCCAGAAAGCTGCCCATCCGTTTTCTGACCTGCAAAGAAGACAATGCTTTTTACGACCCTGATCTGCGTGAAATCCAGATGTGCTACGAACTGATTGAAGGGTACAGCAAACTGGAAGACACTTCAGACCGCGAAGACAAGTACCTGAATGCCACAGTTTTCACCCTGCTGCACGAACTGGGACATGGCCTGATTGATCAACTCAGGCTTCCAGCCACAGGTCGCGAAGAAGATGCTGTAGACCAGTTTGCCACGCTGGCTTTGCTGGCTCTGGAAGATGAACAGGCCATTTTTTCAGGCATTGGTCAGTTTTTGTCTGACGCAGAGCAGGAAGCCGAAGACGAACTGGACTACTCTGGCGCGCACTCTTTCAGCATGCAGCGGATGTATGCCATGACCTGTCTGGTGTATGGCAGCAACACCCGCCGTTTCAAGACACTGCCCAAAGAATATGACCTTCCCAGAGAGCGTTCTGAAGAATGCAAGGAAGAGCATGACGATGCCCAGTACGCCTGGAACACCATCCTCAAACCCCACCTGAAAAACCCCTCCAAAAAGATTTTTTAG
- a CDS encoding STM4012 family radical SAM protein: MKNLLDNKNPYLGYTYAYPHKTAYRALDPLSLQEVWSLQDQSQLFLYLHIPFCEMRCGFCNLFTTVNAPKPLEKAYLDTLELQARITREALPEAKFSRFALGGGTPTYLEPQDLERLFGIAHIFGLDLPKVPTSIETSPATVTPDRLKVLSDHHVNRISMGVQSFIEQEVKSVGRSQDNRTVHQALGHIREAGIPVLNLDLIYGLSHQTPESWLHSLKTTLEYSPEEVFLYPLYVRPLTGIGRAGRTWEDERLELYRIGRDFLRSNGYEQVSMRFFRKPVQNTEGPVYCCQEDGMVGLGCGARSYTAQVHYSSEYAVGQSGVREILWDYVQRDAGSFQNIQYGILLDQDTRQRRFILQSILHASGLRKSQYHRQFGTDFLQAYPQLQELLDLGLAQEDGDLWTLTDGGFEQSDLIGPWLYADHIRKEMETYALR, translated from the coding sequence TTGAAAAACCTGCTAGACAACAAAAATCCTTATCTGGGCTATACCTATGCGTATCCGCACAAAACCGCTTACCGTGCTCTTGATCCCTTGTCCCTTCAAGAGGTGTGGTCTCTTCAGGACCAGAGCCAGCTTTTTCTGTACCTGCACATTCCTTTTTGTGAAATGCGCTGTGGTTTTTGCAACCTGTTCACCACGGTCAATGCGCCCAAACCTCTGGAAAAGGCCTATCTGGACACCCTCGAATTGCAAGCCAGAATCACCAGAGAGGCCCTTCCAGAGGCAAAGTTTTCGCGGTTTGCTCTGGGCGGAGGCACCCCCACTTATCTGGAGCCTCAGGATCTGGAAAGGCTGTTTGGGATTGCGCACATCTTTGGTCTGGACCTGCCCAAGGTGCCCACCAGCATTGAAACCAGTCCAGCCACAGTCACACCTGACCGTTTGAAGGTGCTGTCTGACCACCATGTGAACCGGATCAGCATGGGGGTCCAGAGTTTCATCGAGCAGGAGGTCAAATCGGTGGGGCGCAGTCAGGACAACCGGACGGTGCATCAGGCCCTCGGGCACATCCGGGAGGCGGGCATTCCGGTGCTGAACCTCGACCTGATTTATGGCCTGTCCCACCAGACCCCGGAAAGCTGGCTTCATTCCCTGAAAACCACTCTGGAATACAGCCCAGAGGAGGTTTTTCTCTATCCGCTCTATGTGCGCCCCCTGACGGGCATTGGTCGTGCTGGACGCACATGGGAAGACGAGCGTTTGGAACTCTACCGCATTGGACGGGATTTCTTGCGCTCGAATGGCTACGAGCAGGTCAGCATGCGTTTTTTCAGAAAGCCTGTGCAGAACACAGAAGGTCCGGTTTACTGTTGTCAGGAGGATGGGATGGTCGGGCTCGGGTGTGGGGCACGTTCCTATACCGCTCAGGTGCATTACTCCAGCGAATATGCAGTGGGCCAGAGTGGGGTCAGGGAAATCCTCTGGGATTACGTTCAGCGTGATGCAGGCTCTTTTCAAAACATCCAGTACGGCATCCTGCTGGATCAGGACACCCGCCAGAGGCGCTTCATTTTGCAGTCGATTCTGCATGCCTCTGGCCTGCGGAAAAGCCAGTACCACAGGCAATTTGGCACAGACTTCCTGCAAGCCTATCCCCAGTTGCAAGAACTGCTGGATCTCGGACTCGCGCAGGAGGATGGAGACCTCTGGACCCTCACCGATGGAGGGTTTGAACAGTCCGACCTGATTGGCCCATGGCTTTATGCCGACCACATCCGCAAGGAGATGGAAACTTATGCTTTGCGCTGA
- a CDS encoding MogA/MoaB family molybdenum cofactor biosynthesis protein, with translation MTQSEHQQQAPRVVRVAVITISDTRTLENDHSGNHLVAEIEKQGHQVVGRTIVKDEKDQIQAAFERFMPEAQVIISSGGTGITGRDVTIPVVESLIDKPMPGFGELFRMLSYQQVKGAAMLSRAVGGLAGKTLLFALPGSLNAVQTGWEGLLRDELAHLAYEVVR, from the coding sequence ATGACCCAGAGCGAACACCAGCAGCAGGCCCCCAGAGTGGTGCGGGTGGCTGTGATCACCATTTCCGACACGCGCACCCTTGAAAACGACCACAGTGGAAACCATCTGGTCGCTGAAATCGAAAAGCAGGGGCATCAGGTGGTGGGACGCACCATCGTCAAAGATGAGAAAGACCAGATTCAGGCAGCCTTTGAGCGGTTCATGCCCGAGGCGCAAGTGATCATCAGCTCGGGTGGGACGGGGATCACCGGGCGGGATGTGACCATTCCGGTGGTGGAAAGCTTGATTGACAAGCCCATGCCGGGTTTTGGTGAGCTGTTCAGGATGCTGTCTTACCAGCAGGTCAAAGGGGCTGCGATGCTGTCCAGAGCGGTGGGCGGTCTGGCAGGCAAAACCTTGCTTTTCGCTTTGCCGGGCAGTTTGAATGCCGTGCAAACTGGATGGGAAGGCCTTTTGAGAGATGAACTGGCCCATCTGGCTTACGAAGTGGTGCGTTGA
- a CDS encoding STM4014 family protein yields MLLPRPVLIVAPPESRRVRAFQATLHQLGWPEARVVSYQDVLQEKVDFAALVTPETLVRIESPGESLQTERDLLRLGLEGLETGINPDSIALEEGQIMPSGPWHDGLKRFFEVLETQLQACPAHQRTLDFQEALQLFDKRITSRKWQEAGVSVPAPLREPQNFEDLLSEMQSNNLQRVFVKLAHGSSASGALALHVSGRKIRAITTVRREGERLFNSRQLLHLSDRSEIAQTVNLLCQHPLQVEAWIPKATFQGKTIDLRVVVVGGVPMHALVRLGQGAMTNLHLGNSRGDMDALKAHLGEHWDGIEASCQRAMQVFPRSLYAGLDVLIRPNLSKHHLLEANTFGDYHRNVFYQGMDTFTAQLWTLQERRTC; encoded by the coding sequence ATGTTGCTTCCCCGTCCCGTGCTGATTGTTGCACCTCCTGAAAGCAGACGGGTTCGGGCGTTTCAGGCCACCCTGCATCAACTGGGTTGGCCTGAAGCCCGTGTGGTGTCTTATCAGGATGTGCTTCAGGAAAAAGTGGATTTTGCAGCTCTGGTCACCCCAGAGACCCTTGTCCGCATTGAGTCTCCCGGTGAATCCCTGCAAACCGAACGGGATCTGCTCAGGTTGGGCCTTGAAGGTCTGGAAACAGGCATCAACCCGGATTCCATTGCACTGGAAGAAGGCCAGATCATGCCCTCTGGACCGTGGCATGACGGACTCAAAAGGTTTTTTGAGGTGCTGGAAACCCAACTGCAAGCTTGTCCTGCACACCAGAGAACCCTCGATTTTCAGGAGGCCCTGCAACTTTTCGACAAGCGCATCACCTCCAGAAAGTGGCAGGAGGCTGGGGTTTCTGTTCCTGCCCCCCTCAGGGAACCTCAAAATTTCGAAGATTTGCTGTCTGAAATGCAGAGCAACAACCTGCAACGGGTGTTTGTGAAACTGGCCCACGGCAGCAGTGCGAGTGGAGCTCTGGCTTTGCATGTCTCTGGACGCAAAATCCGGGCCATCACCACCGTCAGGAGGGAAGGGGAGAGGCTTTTCAATTCCCGTCAGTTGCTTCACCTCTCAGACCGCTCTGAGATTGCCCAGACAGTGAACCTGTTGTGCCAGCATCCCTTGCAGGTCGAAGCGTGGATTCCCAAAGCCACCTTTCAGGGCAAGACCATCGACCTGAGGGTGGTGGTGGTGGGTGGAGTGCCCATGCACGCTCTGGTTCGACTCGGGCAGGGGGCCATGACCAATTTGCACCTCGGGAATTCCAGAGGGGACATGGACGCCCTGAAAGCCCATCTGGGCGAACACTGGGACGGCATCGAGGCCAGTTGCCAGAGGGCCATGCAGGTTTTTCCCAGATCGCTTTATGCGGGTCTGGATGTGTTGATTCGCCCCAACCTGAGCAAGCACCACTTGCTGGAGGCCAACACGTTCGGGGATTACCACCGCAACGTCTTTTACCAAGGCATGGACACATTCACGGCCCAACTCTGGACCCTGCAAGAGAGGCGCACATGCTGA
- a CDS encoding SMI1/KNR4 family protein, which yields MLCADLLERLKVRALDPKSATDQHLDEGWDPPFSHVASPPVTPERFAELERELGFALPEAFQQVYTQVGDGNFGPGYGLLPLKDHRYTSTSENVVVLHEQMTEHDWSEHLLLFCYWGCDIYSVLNVNTGQVGILGLDTCEEGTPPEEVVLWQTESLQEWLENWLEGKDLFFDLDEP from the coding sequence ATGCTTTGCGCTGACCTGCTTGAACGTCTAAAGGTGCGGGCTCTGGACCCCAAGTCCGCCACCGACCAGCACCTTGATGAAGGCTGGGATCCACCGTTCAGCCATGTGGCGAGCCCTCCTGTCACACCAGAGCGGTTTGCAGAACTGGAAAGGGAACTCGGATTTGCTTTGCCAGAGGCGTTCCAGCAAGTGTACACACAGGTGGGCGATGGGAATTTTGGACCGGGTTATGGGTTGCTGCCCCTCAAGGACCACAGGTACACCTCCACCTCTGAAAACGTGGTGGTTTTGCACGAGCAGATGACCGAACACGATTGGTCCGAGCACCTTCTGTTGTTTTGCTACTGGGGTTGCGACATTTACTCGGTGCTGAACGTGAACACCGGACAGGTCGGCATTCTGGGCCTCGACACTTGCGAAGAGGGAACCCCTCCAGAAGAGGTGGTCCTCTGGCAAACCGAATCTTTGCAGGAATGGCTGGAAAACTGGCTGGAGGGCAAAGACCTGTTCTTTGATCTGGACGAACCATGA